A single region of the Halorussus gelatinilyticus genome encodes:
- a CDS encoding class I SAM-dependent methyltransferase, with protein MADPFGRAVRDHHRGEREAPLIQRDGEQTREHPIEQFYFAEFTAEGETGRWLESHLDGPLVDLGAGAGRHALYFQEEFETVAIEVSENLVATMRDRGVADAREGDMFALREAFERDRFRSALAVGTQLGLAGSMDGLRRFLADLAYVTAPDGTAVVDCYDPARIEDGELLGYRPDPTPGLSARVMTFEYEGELGETLLFRLFGPDRVREAAVGTDWQVADVYYGDDGPHYRAALEKR; from the coding sequence ATGGCAGACCCCTTCGGTCGCGCGGTCCGCGACCACCACCGCGGCGAGCGCGAGGCACCGCTGATTCAGCGCGACGGCGAGCAGACCCGCGAGCATCCGATCGAACAGTTCTACTTCGCGGAGTTCACCGCCGAGGGCGAGACCGGCCGGTGGCTGGAATCGCACCTCGACGGACCGCTGGTGGACCTCGGGGCGGGCGCGGGCCGCCACGCGCTGTACTTTCAGGAGGAGTTCGAGACGGTCGCAATCGAGGTCAGCGAGAACTTGGTGGCGACGATGCGCGACCGGGGGGTGGCGGACGCCCGCGAGGGCGACATGTTCGCGCTCCGCGAGGCGTTCGAGCGCGACCGGTTCCGGTCGGCGCTCGCCGTCGGCACTCAACTGGGTCTCGCGGGGTCGATGGACGGTCTCCGGCGGTTTCTGGCCGACCTCGCGTACGTGACGGCGCCCGACGGGACCGCCGTGGTGGACTGCTACGACCCCGCCCGAATCGAGGACGGCGAGTTGCTCGGCTACCGTCCGGACCCGACGCCCGGACTGTCCGCGCGCGTGATGACCTTCGAGTACGAGGGCGAACTGGGCGAGACCCTGCTCTTTCGCCTGTTCGGTCCCGACCGGGTCCGAGAGGCGGCGGTCGGAACCGACTGGCAGGTCGCGGACGTGTACTACGGCGACGACGGGCCGCACTACCGGGCGGCGCTCGAAAAGCGCTAA
- a CDS encoding OFA family MFS transporter has protein sequence MTASSQSDIDYAARARDVLGFSRWWQVAAAAVMMGLISPYQYVWSSIESPIARSLELDPTALGFVFTLFVVFQAGSQFPVGWYRDRHGPRGLALLAGLLAGGGYVGLAYATEVWHLYLLYSMGAVGVGIVYTVAVNTALKWFPDRRGLTTGVGTMAFAAGSALFIPYVRANATVASYSDVLRNMGLLIGVGVLVGALVLRDPPSGWVGASEGSDASESVVASNSESAPAETDGGASAAAPRQYTSREMLRTWQFWLMYAMFVFASGAGLMLTAKVISFAQNVGLTALTATAGATVLPIAAGVGRLVVGDLSDRMDRESAMGVSFLLCGLGVFAVVWFGVAQTPLGFLAAVVIATFFWSPQYTLFPSVVGDYYGQQHSSTNYALLYSGKMWGGVFGGGVTGWLVSQTSWPVAFALGGALAVLAGLGAFLLREPSE, from the coding sequence ATGACAGCGTCGTCGCAGTCCGACATCGACTACGCCGCTCGGGCGCGGGACGTACTGGGGTTCTCGCGGTGGTGGCAGGTCGCCGCCGCCGCGGTGATGATGGGGCTCATCAGCCCGTACCAGTACGTCTGGTCGTCCATCGAGTCGCCCATCGCGCGGTCGCTGGAACTCGATCCGACCGCTCTCGGGTTCGTCTTCACCCTGTTCGTCGTCTTCCAAGCGGGGTCGCAGTTCCCGGTCGGATGGTACCGGGACCGTCACGGGCCGCGAGGACTCGCGCTCCTCGCCGGCCTCCTCGCGGGCGGCGGCTACGTCGGCCTGGCCTACGCGACCGAGGTCTGGCATCTCTACCTGCTCTACTCGATGGGCGCGGTCGGCGTCGGCATCGTCTACACCGTCGCGGTCAACACCGCGCTGAAGTGGTTCCCCGACCGCCGGGGGCTGACGACCGGCGTCGGCACGATGGCGTTCGCCGCCGGGAGCGCCCTGTTCATCCCGTACGTCCGCGCCAACGCGACCGTAGCGAGCTACTCGGACGTCCTCCGCAACATGGGCCTGCTCATCGGCGTCGGCGTCCTCGTCGGCGCGCTGGTCCTGCGCGACCCGCCGAGCGGATGGGTCGGCGCGAGCGAGGGGAGCGATGCGAGCGAGTCGGTCGTGGCGAGTAACTCGGAATCGGCCCCCGCCGAGACCGACGGCGGGGCGAGCGCCGCCGCGCCCAGACAGTACACCTCCCGCGAGATGCTCCGGACGTGGCAGTTCTGGCTGATGTACGCGATGTTCGTCTTCGCCAGCGGGGCCGGACTGATGCTGACCGCGAAAGTGATCTCGTTCGCCCAGAACGTCGGTCTCACGGCCCTGACCGCGACCGCGGGGGCGACGGTCCTCCCCATCGCGGCCGGAGTCGGCCGCCTCGTCGTCGGCGACCTCTCGGACCGGATGGACCGCGAGAGCGCGATGGGCGTGTCGTTCCTGCTCTGCGGTCTCGGGGTGTTCGCGGTGGTCTGGTTCGGCGTGGCCCAGACGCCGCTGGGCTTCCTCGCGGCCGTGGTGATAGCGACGTTCTTCTGGAGCCCCCAGTACACCCTCTTTCCGAGCGTCGTCGGCGACTACTACGGCCAGCAACACTCCTCGACGAACTACGCGCTGCTCTACTCCGGCAAGATGTGGGGCGGCGTCTTCGGCGGTGGCGTGACGGGGTGGCTCGTGTCCCAGACCAGTTGGCCCGTCGCGTTCGCGCTCGGCGGCGCTCTCGCGGTGCTGGCGGGACTCGGGGCGTTCCTGCTCCGCGAACCGAGCGAGTAA
- the btuC gene encoding vitamin B12 ABC transporter permease BtuC gives MRDSARVVGWSTGLAATLAVVVIASAAIGPVPLDYVVVGKVLLNALAVPAGVGVAERTLRIAGLAVSAPTPTVEFAPLFHFAVPETARTIVVTLRLPRIVLGAVVGFALSTAGVVMQGFFRNPMADPSIIGVSSGAAVGAVATIALPFALPVGPHLALPAAAFLGAIGAAFGVYLLATEDGRTPVATLLLAGVAVQTFLGAVVSFLLLQSGESLRRAVYWLMGHLHLASWADVAMVLPVTLVGFAVLLAYANDLNVLLLGEEDAHALGVEVERTKRLLLGVASVMTGAAVAVTGVIGFVGLVVPHVMRLLVGPNHRILLPTSALAGATFLVATDTLARSGPAELPVGIVTAFLGAPFFLYLLRSREVHAL, from the coding sequence ATGCGCGACTCCGCGAGAGTCGTCGGTTGGTCGACGGGGTTGGCCGCGACGCTGGCGGTCGTCGTCATCGCGAGCGCCGCCATCGGGCCGGTCCCGCTCGACTACGTGGTGGTCGGGAAGGTCCTCCTGAACGCGCTCGCGGTGCCCGCCGGGGTCGGGGTGGCCGAGCGGACGCTCCGGATCGCGGGGCTGGCGGTCTCGGCTCCGACCCCGACCGTCGAGTTCGCGCCCCTCTTTCACTTCGCGGTGCCCGAGACCGCCCGGACCATCGTCGTGACGCTCCGGTTGCCCCGCATCGTCTTGGGCGCGGTCGTCGGCTTCGCGCTCTCGACGGCGGGGGTCGTGATGCAGGGGTTCTTCCGGAATCCGATGGCCGACCCCTCCATCATCGGCGTCTCGTCGGGCGCGGCGGTGGGCGCGGTGGCGACCATCGCGCTCCCGTTCGCCCTCCCGGTCGGTCCGCACCTCGCGCTCCCGGCCGCCGCCTTCCTCGGCGCTATCGGGGCCGCGTTCGGCGTCTACCTGCTCGCCACCGAAGACGGCCGGACGCCGGTCGCCACCCTCCTGCTCGCCGGCGTCGCGGTCCAGACCTTCCTCGGCGCGGTGGTCTCCTTTCTGCTCCTCCAGAGCGGCGAGAGCCTTCGCCGGGCGGTCTACTGGCTGATGGGCCACCTCCATCTGGCCTCGTGGGCCGACGTGGCGATGGTCCTACCGGTGACGCTCGTCGGGTTCGCCGTCCTGCTGGCGTACGCGAACGACCTGAACGTCCTCCTGCTCGGCGAGGAGGACGCCCACGCGCTCGGCGTCGAGGTCGAACGCACCAAGCGCCTCCTGCTCGGCGTCGCCAGCGTGATGACCGGCGCGGCGGTCGCGGTCACGGGCGTCATCGGCTTCGTCGGACTGGTCGTGCCCCACGTCATGCGCCTGCTCGTCGGGCCGAACCACCGAATTCTGCTCCCGACCTCGGCGCTCGCGGGCGCGACGTTCCTCGTCGCCACGGACACGCTGGCGCGCTCCGGCCCCGCGGAGCTACCGGTCGGCATCGTGACCGCGTTTCTGGGCGCGCCCTTCTTCCTCTACCTGCTCCGCTCGCGGGAGGTACACGCGCTATGA
- a CDS encoding H/ACA ribonucleoprotein complex subunit GAR1 — translation MQRLGEVVRTAQGLAVVRCPDDDPPDVGTEAVDEQLTVVGRVVDVFGPVSRPYVAVTPDEGVALATLVGQKLYAR, via the coding sequence ATGCAGAGACTCGGCGAGGTCGTCCGGACCGCCCAAGGATTGGCGGTCGTCCGGTGTCCCGACGACGACCCGCCGGACGTGGGGACCGAAGCGGTGGACGAGCAACTGACCGTCGTAGGTCGGGTCGTGGACGTGTTCGGCCCGGTCTCGCGGCCCTACGTCGCGGTCACGCCCGACGAAGGGGTCGCGCTGGCGACGCTGGTGGGCCAGAAACTGTACGCGCGGTGA
- a CDS encoding heme ABC transporter ATP-binding protein has protein sequence MIEIDDVAVELGGNRVLDGVTTTVEDGRFVGLVGPNGAGKTTLLRTIHGVLAPDRGEVRVGGDPVSSLSSKEASRRVAVVPQDTTLSFDFPVEEAVAMGRHPYRSRFSGPQSSREDTSDRERVRSAMERTEVGDFAERSITAVSGGERQRVLLARALAQDTPALLLDEPTASLDINHQVRTLELVRELADEGKTVVAAIHDLNLAAHYCDELRLLAGGEIRASGDPETVLAEDHLEAAFDTRAVVSSHPVTGSTYVTALPERPAEDDQAGRVHVVGGGGTVSRLLYVLSAAGYEVSVGALNEGDSDLETARSLGLDAVTEEPFAPVGEAARREVEARVREADATVLADVEVGAGNLANLRAAREADSVVVVEERPFDERNYAGSDAAALYRELSERGRVVGPDAVFGAVEEAVAESETQTNVEME, from the coding sequence ATGATAGAGATAGACGACGTAGCAGTCGAACTCGGTGGCAATCGAGTCCTCGACGGCGTGACCACCACCGTCGAGGACGGCCGGTTCGTCGGCTTGGTCGGGCCGAACGGGGCCGGAAAGACCACCCTGCTCCGGACCATCCACGGCGTCCTCGCGCCCGACCGCGGCGAGGTCCGGGTGGGCGGCGACCCCGTCTCGTCGCTCTCCTCGAAGGAGGCGAGTCGCCGGGTCGCGGTGGTCCCGCAGGACACCACGCTCTCATTCGACTTCCCCGTCGAGGAAGCCGTGGCGATGGGTCGCCACCCCTATCGGTCGCGCTTTTCCGGTCCGCAATCGTCCCGAGAAGACACCTCCGACCGCGAGCGCGTCCGGTCGGCGATGGAGCGCACCGAGGTCGGGGACTTCGCCGAGCGGTCGATTACCGCGGTGTCGGGCGGCGAGCGCCAGCGCGTCCTGCTGGCGCGCGCGCTGGCCCAAGACACGCCCGCGCTCCTGTTGGACGAACCGACCGCGAGCCTCGACATCAACCATCAGGTCCGGACGCTCGAACTCGTCCGCGAACTGGCCGACGAGGGCAAGACCGTCGTGGCGGCCATCCACGACCTGAATCTGGCGGCCCACTACTGCGACGAGTTGCGCCTGCTCGCGGGCGGCGAGATTCGAGCCAGCGGAGACCCCGAGACGGTCCTCGCGGAGGACCACCTCGAAGCCGCCTTCGACACGCGGGCGGTCGTTTCGAGCCACCCCGTGACGGGTTCGACCTACGTCACGGCGCTCCCCGAGCGCCCGGCGGAGGACGACCAAGCGGGCCGAGTCCACGTCGTCGGCGGGGGCGGCACGGTCTCGCGGTTGCTCTACGTCCTCTCGGCGGCGGGCTACGAGGTCTCGGTCGGCGCGCTCAACGAGGGCGACTCCGACCTCGAAACCGCCCGGTCGCTCGGTCTCGACGCCGTGACCGAGGAGCCGTTCGCGCCGGTCGGCGAGGCGGCCCGCCGAGAGGTCGAGGCCCGCGTCCGAGAGGCCGACGCGACGGTCCTCGCCGACGTGGAGGTCGGCGCGGGCAACCTCGCCAACCTCCGGGCCGCCCGCGAGGCCGACTCGGTGGTCGTGGTCGAGGAACGCCCGTTCGACGAGCGCAACTACGCCGGGAGCGACGCCGCCGCGCTCTATCGGGAGTTGAGCGAGCGCGGGCGAGTGGTCGGTCCCGACGCCGTCTTCGGAGCGGTCGAAGAAGCGGTCGCCGAGTCCGAGACGCAGACGAACGTCGAAATGGAGTGA
- a CDS encoding ornithine cyclodeaminase family protein encodes MTDALFLTSEEVSGLATPAEYVEAVRDGYRQRGEGAPARPRAKLTNAEPPGMLTDYSAVLPETGAMGGYMYAAGFGAEDAWFVAPVFDAESGEPLALLDGASMNPFKTGAAGAVGIDALAREDAKTLALIGSGSQARGQLRAAATVRDLESVWVYSPTKESRESFAAEMNEELGPSVAAVASSAAAVEEADIVVTATTASDPVFDGDLLAEGTHVTAMGQYHPEKRELDATTVGRAKYVPDLRERVMKDAGSFIAAVEEGVVSEDDVYAELGEVVAGGAPGRESDDEITVFDSGGTGIETVAAAHMLYEKADDEGLGSEISFAPASEALTGR; translated from the coding sequence ATGACGGACGCTCTGTTCCTGACCAGCGAGGAGGTTTCCGGACTGGCGACGCCCGCCGAATACGTCGAGGCGGTCCGCGACGGCTACCGCCAGCGCGGCGAGGGCGCTCCGGCCCGTCCGCGCGCGAAACTCACCAACGCCGAGCCGCCGGGGATGCTCACCGACTACTCGGCGGTCCTGCCCGAGACCGGCGCGATGGGCGGGTACATGTACGCCGCCGGGTTCGGCGCGGAAGACGCGTGGTTCGTCGCCCCCGTCTTCGACGCCGAGTCGGGCGAACCGCTGGCGCTTCTGGACGGCGCGAGCATGAACCCCTTCAAGACCGGTGCGGCGGGCGCGGTCGGCATCGACGCGCTGGCCCGCGAGGACGCCAAGACGCTCGCGCTCATCGGCAGTGGCTCGCAGGCCCGCGGGCAGTTGCGCGCGGCCGCGACCGTCCGGGACCTCGAAAGCGTCTGGGTGTACTCGCCGACCAAGGAGTCGCGCGAGTCCTTCGCGGCCGAGATGAACGAGGAGTTAGGTCCCTCGGTCGCCGCCGTCGCGTCCAGCGCCGCGGCGGTCGAGGAGGCCGACATCGTGGTCACGGCGACGACCGCGAGCGACCCCGTCTTCGACGGCGACCTGCTCGCGGAGGGCACTCACGTCACCGCGATGGGCCAGTACCACCCCGAGAAGCGCGAACTCGACGCGACGACAGTCGGGCGCGCCAAGTACGTCCCGGACCTCCGCGAACGCGTGATGAAGGACGCCGGGTCGTTCATCGCCGCGGTCGAGGAGGGCGTGGTCTCGGAGGACGACGTGTACGCCGAACTGGGCGAGGTCGTCGCCGGGGGAGCGCCCGGTCGCGAGTCCGACGACGAAATCACCGTCTTCGACAGCGGCGGCACCGGCATCGAGACGGTCGCCGCGGCGCACATGCTCTACGAGAAGGCGGATGACGAGGGTCTCGGCTCGGAAATCTCGTTCGCGCCCGCGAGCGAGGCGCTGACGGGACGGTAG
- a CDS encoding phytoene desaturase family protein, with translation MELADRSVVVVGSGFGGLSTACYLADAGADVTVVEKNEQLGGRASVLEREGFRFDMGPSWYLMPDVFERFFGHFGRRPDDYYELHHLDPHYRIFFKDGDDVTVTADREATKATFEEYEPGAGAALDDYLAESEETYDIGMEHFVYEDRPRFRDYVDLDVFRHARGLTFLGSMQGHVEEYFDHPKLQQIMQYTLVFLGGSPKNTPALYNLMSHVDFNLGVHYPVRADGDGADAGETSDGADRNGAADDGDERATPGGMGVVVDAMAELGRELGVEYRTDSPVESVLGSAGNFRVEIDTDDPEDYLRADLVVSDADYAHTEQDLLPPQSRQYDADYWDSRTYAPSAFLLYLGVEGDVDPLDHHTLVLPTDWNEHFDQIFEAPEWPEDPAYYLCVPSETDETVAPEGHSNLFALVPVAPGLEDGPETRERYRDLVLDDIAENTGVELRDRIVVEESFCVSDFADRYNSIEGTALGLAHTLRQTGPLRPGHRSSEVPGLYFTGSFTTPGIGVPMCLISGQHTADAVLEDYGR, from the coding sequence ATGGAACTCGCCGACCGGTCAGTCGTCGTCGTCGGAAGCGGCTTCGGCGGTCTCTCGACGGCCTGCTACCTCGCCGACGCGGGCGCGGACGTGACCGTCGTGGAGAAGAACGAACAGTTGGGCGGCCGGGCGAGCGTCCTCGAACGCGAGGGTTTCAGATTCGACATGGGTCCGTCGTGGTATCTGATGCCCGACGTGTTCGAGCGGTTCTTCGGCCACTTCGGTCGGCGTCCCGACGACTACTACGAACTTCACCATCTGGACCCACACTATCGGATTTTCTTCAAGGACGGCGACGACGTGACCGTCACGGCCGACCGCGAGGCGACCAAGGCGACCTTCGAGGAGTACGAACCCGGCGCGGGCGCGGCCCTCGACGACTACCTCGCGGAGTCCGAGGAGACCTACGACATCGGGATGGAGCACTTCGTCTACGAGGACCGGCCGCGGTTCCGCGACTACGTGGACTTGGACGTGTTCAGACACGCCCGCGGCCTGACGTTCCTCGGGTCGATGCAGGGCCACGTCGAGGAGTACTTCGACCACCCGAAGCTCCAGCAGATCATGCAGTACACGCTGGTCTTCCTCGGTGGCTCCCCGAAGAACACCCCGGCGCTCTACAACCTGATGAGCCACGTCGATTTCAACCTCGGAGTCCACTACCCCGTGCGCGCCGACGGCGACGGGGCCGACGCTGGCGAGACGAGCGACGGTGCCGACCGAAACGGAGCGGCCGACGACGGCGACGAGCGCGCGACCCCCGGCGGGATGGGGGTCGTCGTGGACGCGATGGCCGAGTTGGGCCGGGAGTTGGGCGTCGAGTACCGGACCGACAGCCCCGTCGAGTCGGTTCTCGGGTCGGCGGGGAACTTCCGCGTGGAAATCGACACCGACGACCCCGAAGACTATCTCCGCGCGGACCTCGTGGTCAGCGACGCCGACTACGCCCACACCGAGCAGGACCTGCTCCCGCCCCAGAGCCGCCAGTACGACGCCGACTACTGGGACTCGCGGACCTACGCGCCCTCCGCGTTCCTGCTGTACCTCGGCGTCGAGGGCGACGTGGACCCGCTCGACCACCACACGCTCGTCCTGCCGACCGACTGGAACGAGCACTTCGACCAGATATTCGAGGCCCCCGAGTGGCCCGAGGACCCGGCGTACTACCTCTGCGTGCCGAGCGAGACCGACGAGACGGTCGCGCCCGAGGGCCACAGCAACCTCTTCGCGCTGGTCCCCGTCGCGCCCGGTCTCGAAGACGGCCCCGAGACCCGCGAGCGCTACCGGGACCTCGTGTTGGACGACATCGCCGAGAACACCGGCGTCGAGTTGCGGGACCGCATCGTGGTCGAGGAGAGCTTTTGCGTCTCGGACTTCGCCGACCGGTACAACTCCATCGAGGGCACCGCGCTGGGTCTGGCTCACACCCTCCGTCAGACCGGCCCGCTCCGGCCCGGCCACCGCTCGTCGGAGGTGCCCGGACTCTACTTCACCGGGTCGTTCACCACGCCCGGCATCGGCGTCCCGATGTGTCTCATCAGCGGCCAGCACACCGCCGACGCCGTGCTGGAGGACTACGGCCGGTAA
- the srp19 gene encoding signal recognition particle subunit SRP19: MVEKVLWPAYFDAEKTRNEGRRVAAEMAVEEPTVDEIAQAVQQVGYDAIIERDKAYSRENWDERGRVLVQNADDSSKNDLIQAVAAYVAALRD; this comes from the coding sequence ATGGTCGAGAAAGTGCTGTGGCCCGCCTACTTCGACGCGGAGAAGACCCGCAACGAGGGCCGACGGGTGGCCGCCGAGATGGCCGTCGAGGAGCCGACGGTGGACGAAATCGCTCAGGCGGTCCAACAGGTCGGGTACGACGCGATAATCGAGCGCGACAAGGCCTACTCCCGCGAGAACTGGGACGAGCGCGGTCGCGTGCTGGTCCAGAACGCCGACGACTCCTCGAAGAACGACCTGATTCAGGCGGTCGCGGCCTACGTCGCGGCGCTCCGAGACTGA
- a CDS encoding PGF-CTERM-anchored ABC transporter substrate-binding protein has protein sequence MSQQATTLFAVLLVLTAGVAPVGAVSEATPSDASAVGSTAQSNCSFPVNATDATGTEVTVEQSPERVVTLGPSAAQTMWEIGGKSQVVGVTKYSSYLNGTESRANVSGAGRTYVNVEKVVAQEPGLVLAANVISNETVGKLREAGLTVFKFAEAKSVADIYAKTNLTGELTGNCAGAAETVSWMKDRISTVREATEGESSPSVFVSQGGGWTAGNGTFVGNVVELAGGSNVAAEANITGYAKISEEVIVEQNPEWIVQIGALGGYPQTEAYNGTAAVENGQIVTVSSENISQPAPRVVYAIVKMAKSFHPEAFADANATTTTATATTESTETANTETTTKTTTDAPATTSEGAMQEATTTSTAADDSSSGSIPGFGVPAALAALAGAAMLARRR, from the coding sequence ATGAGCCAGCAGGCAACGACTCTATTCGCGGTACTGCTCGTCCTCACGGCGGGCGTCGCCCCGGTCGGAGCGGTCTCCGAGGCGACCCCGAGCGACGCGAGCGCGGTCGGAAGCACAGCGCAGTCGAACTGTTCGTTCCCGGTCAACGCGACCGACGCGACGGGAACCGAGGTGACGGTCGAACAGTCGCCCGAGCGCGTCGTCACGCTCGGGCCGAGCGCGGCCCAGACGATGTGGGAGATCGGCGGTAAGTCCCAGGTCGTCGGCGTCACCAAGTACTCGTCGTATCTGAATGGTACCGAGTCGCGGGCGAACGTCTCGGGCGCGGGTCGGACCTACGTGAACGTCGAGAAGGTCGTCGCCCAGGAGCCCGGTCTCGTCCTCGCGGCGAACGTCATCTCGAACGAGACGGTCGGAAAGCTCCGGGAGGCGGGACTCACCGTCTTCAAGTTCGCGGAGGCGAAGTCGGTCGCGGACATCTACGCGAAGACGAACCTGACCGGGGAACTCACGGGTAACTGCGCGGGCGCGGCCGAGACGGTCTCGTGGATGAAAGACCGCATCTCGACAGTCCGCGAGGCCACCGAGGGCGAGTCCTCGCCCTCGGTCTTCGTCTCGCAGGGCGGTGGCTGGACCGCGGGCAACGGCACCTTCGTCGGGAACGTGGTCGAACTCGCCGGCGGGAGCAACGTCGCGGCCGAGGCCAACATCACCGGCTACGCCAAGATCAGCGAGGAGGTCATCGTCGAGCAGAACCCCGAGTGGATCGTCCAGATCGGCGCGCTCGGCGGCTACCCCCAGACCGAGGCGTACAACGGCACCGCCGCCGTCGAGAACGGCCAAATCGTCACGGTCAGTAGCGAGAACATCAGTCAGCCGGCACCGCGGGTGGTCTACGCTATCGTGAAGATGGCGAAGTCGTTCCATCCCGAGGCCTTCGCCGATGCGAACGCGACGACCACGACCGCCACGGCGACGACCGAGAGTACGGAGACGGCGAACACGGAAACGACGACCAAGACGACGACTGACGCGCCCGCGACGACCTCCGAGGGCGCGATGCAGGAAGCGACGACCACCTCGACCGCCGCCGACGACTCCTCGTCGGGGTCCATCCCCGGCTTCGGCGTCCCCGCCGCGCTCGCGGCGCTCGCCGGCGCGGCGATGCTCGCGCGCCGTCGCTGA
- a CDS encoding winged helix-turn-helix transcriptional regulator, whose translation MTETVEEEACVASWCAGDDWCTVTCTAHLLGKKWHPVILHRLLVHGPLGFNALKDDIESISSTVLSNSLEDLEDKALVNRKIVSEKPVRVQYSLTERGASLEPVIEAMDAWGETHLPETSCS comes from the coding sequence ATGACCGAAACGGTCGAAGAGGAGGCGTGCGTCGCGTCGTGGTGCGCTGGCGACGACTGGTGTACCGTGACCTGTACGGCCCACCTCCTCGGAAAGAAGTGGCATCCGGTTATCCTCCATCGACTGCTCGTTCACGGACCGCTCGGATTCAACGCGCTCAAGGACGACATCGAGTCGATTTCGAGCACCGTACTGTCGAACAGTCTCGAGGACTTGGAAGACAAGGCTCTCGTGAATCGAAAGATAGTGAGCGAGAAGCCGGTCCGGGTCCAGTACTCGCTGACCGAGCGGGGTGCCTCGCTCGAACCGGTAATCGAAGCGATGGACGCGTGGGGCGAGACGCATCTCCCAGAGACGTCCTGTAGTTGA
- a CDS encoding presenilin family intramembrane aspartyl protease PSH, with the protein MENRTRVFAAAGLTVAMFLFVQLGALALVEPFQQAGYQQVENPSDPTNSLVYVAAVLVLTGVMLAIIKLDVQWLLRGALIFTSGLLSWYVFSVVIPAWVVVQLGGAPLNLAALAAAATVSLALAVHPEWYVIDAAGVLMGAGAAGLFGISFGLLPAVLLLTVLAVYDAISVYGTEHMLTLASGVMDLKIPVILVIPMTLSYSFLDDDGMADGEDAADAPDETETASAADGGETPEADAERAPESDAHDEAERPDVTDRDVFFIGLGDAVMPTVMVASAASFAPPESLISGFALNLPALTSMVGTIAGLLVLLWMVMKGRAHAGLPLLNGGAIGGYLVGALASGMTLMQALGL; encoded by the coding sequence ATGGAGAATCGAACGCGCGTGTTCGCGGCCGCCGGGTTGACCGTCGCCATGTTCCTGTTCGTCCAACTCGGTGCGCTGGCGCTCGTCGAACCGTTCCAGCAGGCGGGCTACCAGCAGGTCGAGAACCCCTCCGACCCGACGAACAGTCTGGTCTACGTCGCGGCGGTGCTGGTCCTGACCGGCGTGATGCTCGCTATCATCAAACTCGACGTGCAGTGGCTGCTCCGCGGGGCGCTCATCTTCACCAGCGGACTGCTCTCGTGGTACGTCTTCTCGGTCGTGATTCCGGCGTGGGTCGTCGTGCAGTTGGGCGGCGCACCCCTCAATCTGGCCGCGCTGGCCGCGGCCGCGACCGTCTCGCTGGCGCTCGCGGTCCACCCCGAGTGGTACGTCATCGACGCCGCGGGCGTCCTGATGGGCGCTGGCGCGGCCGGACTGTTCGGCATCAGCTTTGGCCTGCTTCCGGCCGTCCTGCTGTTGACCGTCCTCGCGGTGTACGACGCCATCAGCGTCTACGGCACCGAACACATGCTGACGCTCGCCTCGGGCGTGATGGACCTGAAGATTCCCGTCATCCTCGTGATTCCGATGACGCTCTCGTACTCGTTCTTGGACGACGACGGGATGGCCGACGGGGAAGACGCCGCGGACGCGCCCGACGAGACCGAGACCGCCAGCGCCGCCGACGGCGGCGAGACGCCGGAGGCGGACGCCGAGCGAGCGCCGGAATCGGACGCCCACGACGAGGCCGAGCGCCCGGACGTGACCGACCGCGACGTGTTCTTCATCGGGTTGGGCGACGCGGTGATGCCGACGGTGATGGTCGCCAGCGCGGCCTCCTTCGCGCCGCCCGAATCGCTGATCTCCGGGTTCGCGCTCAACCTGCCCGCGCTGACCTCGATGGTCGGCACCATCGCGGGACTGCTCGTCCTCCTCTGGATGGTCATGAAGGGTCGCGCGCACGCCGGACTCCCGCTCCTGAACGGCGGCGCTATCGGCGGCTATCTGGTCGGCGCGCTGGCGAGCGGGATGACGCTGATGCAGGCGTTGGGACTGTAA